In Ctenopharyngodon idella isolate HZGC_01 chromosome 20, HZGC01, whole genome shotgun sequence, the following proteins share a genomic window:
- the si:ch211-153j24.3 gene encoding protein c-Fos isoform X1: MPKNASVSQVSAEQLLHTSAAEMKDTQKTGILKDADAPFVPTVTAVASAPDLKWMVLSTDISSVSPCRHEKTQSSSHSTDAKPARKTFTGRRKGVKDQLSPEEEERKRIRRERNKLAAAKCRNRRRELTNSLQAETDSLEEDKAALQSEIASLLKEKERLELILSAHKPHCKLTEETAAETEEQTQAQDEQNQAPTASPEQVPTSPQQVDPTSTAIFGDSDVLLCSSAELGAAEVEPYIDMRDVSMEDISDVIDSGDDMDLLVPDIDLTSSLGLSEWETLYMSMGGGLEPLSSPTCSPTCSSTNAVPVFSFSNADVEKHDTGKPNAAKEILKTL, translated from the exons ATGCCTAAAAACGCGAGTGTTTCTCAGGTGTCTGCAGAACAGCTGCTGCACACATCAGCTGCTGAGATGAAGGATACGCAG AAGACAGGTATTCTGAAGGATGCTGATGCTCCCTTTGTTCCAACGGTCACTGCTGTAGCTTCAGCTCCAGATCTCAAGTGGATGGTCCTGTCGACTGACATCTCTTCAGTGTCGCCCTGCAGACACGAGAAAACACAGAGCTCATCTCACTCAACAGATGCCAAACCAGCTCGAAAGACCTTCACTGGCCGGAGAAAGGGGGTGAAAGATCAg CTTTCTCCAGAGGAAGAGGAGAGGAAGAGGATTAGAAGAGAAAGAAATAAACTCGCAGCCGCTAAGTGTCGAAATCGTCGGCGAGAACTAACCAACAGTCTCCAAGCT GAAACTGACAGTCTCGAGGAGGACAAAGCAGCTCTGCAGTCTGAGATCGCCAGTCTGTTAAAGGAGAAAGAACGACTCGAGCTCATCCTTTCTGCTCACAAACCCCACTGTAAACTCACGGAGGAGACAGCAGCGGAGACCGAGGAACAAACCCAAGCCCAGGACGAGCAGAATCAAGCTCCCACCGCCTCCCCAGAACAGGTGCCCACCTCCCCTCAGCAGGTCGACCCCACCAGCACTGCGATCTTTGGGGACTCTGACGTCCTTCTGTGTTCCAGTGCCGAACTGGGTGCCGCTGAGGTGGAACCGTACATCGATATGAGGGATGTGTCCATGGAAGACATTAGCGACGTGATAGACAGCGGCGATGACATGGATCTGTTAGTGCCAGATATCGACCTCACTAGCTCTCTGGGCCTGAGTGAATGGGAAACCCTGTACATGTCAATGGGGGGCGGGTTAGAACCTCTCAGCTCGCCTACATGCAGCCCCACCTGTAGCAGCACCAACGCTGTGCCCGTCTTCAGCTTCAGCAATGCAGATGTGGAGAAGCATGACACTGGCAAACCTAATGCAGCCAAAGAAATCTTGAAGACTTTATGA
- the si:ch211-153j24.3 gene encoding protein c-Fos isoform X2: protein MPKNASVSQVSAEQLLHTSAAEMKDTQTGILKDADAPFVPTVTAVASAPDLKWMVLSTDISSVSPCRHEKTQSSSHSTDAKPARKTFTGRRKGVKDQLSPEEEERKRIRRERNKLAAAKCRNRRRELTNSLQAETDSLEEDKAALQSEIASLLKEKERLELILSAHKPHCKLTEETAAETEEQTQAQDEQNQAPTASPEQVPTSPQQVDPTSTAIFGDSDVLLCSSAELGAAEVEPYIDMRDVSMEDISDVIDSGDDMDLLVPDIDLTSSLGLSEWETLYMSMGGGLEPLSSPTCSPTCSSTNAVPVFSFSNADVEKHDTGKPNAAKEILKTL from the exons ATGCCTAAAAACGCGAGTGTTTCTCAGGTGTCTGCAGAACAGCTGCTGCACACATCAGCTGCTGAGATGAAGGATACGCAG ACAGGTATTCTGAAGGATGCTGATGCTCCCTTTGTTCCAACGGTCACTGCTGTAGCTTCAGCTCCAGATCTCAAGTGGATGGTCCTGTCGACTGACATCTCTTCAGTGTCGCCCTGCAGACACGAGAAAACACAGAGCTCATCTCACTCAACAGATGCCAAACCAGCTCGAAAGACCTTCACTGGCCGGAGAAAGGGGGTGAAAGATCAg CTTTCTCCAGAGGAAGAGGAGAGGAAGAGGATTAGAAGAGAAAGAAATAAACTCGCAGCCGCTAAGTGTCGAAATCGTCGGCGAGAACTAACCAACAGTCTCCAAGCT GAAACTGACAGTCTCGAGGAGGACAAAGCAGCTCTGCAGTCTGAGATCGCCAGTCTGTTAAAGGAGAAAGAACGACTCGAGCTCATCCTTTCTGCTCACAAACCCCACTGTAAACTCACGGAGGAGACAGCAGCGGAGACCGAGGAACAAACCCAAGCCCAGGACGAGCAGAATCAAGCTCCCACCGCCTCCCCAGAACAGGTGCCCACCTCCCCTCAGCAGGTCGACCCCACCAGCACTGCGATCTTTGGGGACTCTGACGTCCTTCTGTGTTCCAGTGCCGAACTGGGTGCCGCTGAGGTGGAACCGTACATCGATATGAGGGATGTGTCCATGGAAGACATTAGCGACGTGATAGACAGCGGCGATGACATGGATCTGTTAGTGCCAGATATCGACCTCACTAGCTCTCTGGGCCTGAGTGAATGGGAAACCCTGTACATGTCAATGGGGGGCGGGTTAGAACCTCTCAGCTCGCCTACATGCAGCCCCACCTGTAGCAGCACCAACGCTGTGCCCGTCTTCAGCTTCAGCAATGCAGATGTGGAGAAGCATGACACTGGCAAACCTAATGCAGCCAAAGAAATCTTGAAGACTTTATGA
- the jdp2b gene encoding jun dimerization protein 2 → MPGQIPDPLVTAGSLPSVGPLAGIPATTLTDQLKLAELYSLGAVLSPLILNRHAKRPFDVIKGEEEGDDDDDDERKKRRREKNKVAAARCRNRKKERTDFLQKESERLETLNSELKSQIEELKSERQQLIVMLNLHRPTCIVRTDSVKSPESDEHVLDQRFEQSD, encoded by the exons ATGCCAGGTCAAATCCCTGATCCGTTGGTCACAGCCGGGTCTCTTCCCAGCGTCGGTCCGCTGGCCGGCATCCCCGCCACCACCCTGACAGACCAGCTCAAACTGGCAGAGCTCTACAGCCTCGGTGCGGTTCTGTCTCCTCTCATCCTGAACCGACACGCCAAGAGACCGTTCGACGTCATCAAGGGTGAG GAGgaaggtgatgatgatgatgatgatgaacgCAAGAAAAGAAGGCgagagaaaaataaagttgCAGCTGCTCGCTGTCGGAacagaaagaaggaaagaacCGACTTTCTACAGAAA GAATCCGAACGGTTGGAGACGTTGAACTCGGAGCTGAAGTCTCAGATCGAGGAGCTGAAATCCGAGAGACAGCAGCTGATCGTGATGCTCAACCTCCATCGGCCCACCTGCATCGTCCGCACAGACAGCGTGAAAAGCCCCGAGAGCGACGAGCACGTGCTGGATCAGCGATTCGAGCAGTCCGACTGA